In Corynebacterium aquatimens, one genomic interval encodes:
- a CDS encoding ATP-binding cassette domain-containing protein — protein MVDLSFDFGTFNAITGPVGCGKTSLAHLIAGLIPSHIPIDHAGSVHIVDADGTECPVDRDRVTFVGQDPATQVLTLRVVDDVSMALEFSLVEAGIVAKRSAEALAELGLSELAEKDPWALSGGQRQRMAIAGAVARAPEVMIFDEPAAHVDEDGRRSLFAAIRDLRAPGRVILLIEHDLRPFDGWVDTVTILDADGSVADHGAPDSIAVKGIATTAATAGTPNASTPGTGAPDRPGPDRRRRSRGAGNGADPESEADAVPLLALTGANVARGGERILNGADLTLERGEIHALVGANGAGKSTLLAVLSGQMKAGADIRIDGESARRAPDAFASWAFQNPEHQFTRATVAAEIASALAGTDPHGPLGADELRKLREALCPRALDPVSPFVLSGGQKRRLGIFLAVAANRRLLLLDEPLAHLDSPSSRIVLHTLAEYAGAGGTVVFTCHDRRAARTWADRASIVAEGKVAWSGPAADVPAAPESSRRDRALPAAGAGTSGNESPWTSESASRRRAGLNPITIVGAVMLVLAAGLLSGGDAVVTLTVVAFLALAAIAERDVRATAGKVLLVLLIGVFFGLLGWRSEFYGGGDPAEAVRRGIRHGLLLTAVFAGTVLVSACMRVEELFDAMVQRFRVPYTWCTIAISGVSIAAFLRSEIPHLTWAIRLRSMRPGQSFRSGFIRATTPARIAFPLFVSAVRCAEKLSLTLAMRNFGRHPWRTFRTDHPWRVRDGFAAAASAAAFVAALVSAVT, from the coding sequence ATGGTGGACCTCTCCTTCGATTTCGGCACGTTCAACGCCATCACGGGACCCGTGGGATGCGGAAAGACGAGCCTGGCCCACCTCATCGCTGGGCTGATACCCTCGCACATCCCCATCGACCATGCCGGATCCGTGCACATCGTCGATGCCGACGGCACCGAATGCCCCGTGGACCGGGACCGGGTCACCTTCGTCGGGCAAGACCCGGCGACGCAGGTGCTCACGCTCCGAGTCGTCGATGACGTGTCCATGGCCCTCGAGTTTTCCCTCGTGGAAGCCGGCATCGTCGCCAAGCGATCAGCCGAGGCCCTAGCGGAGCTCGGGCTGTCAGAGCTCGCGGAGAAGGATCCGTGGGCTTTGTCGGGCGGGCAACGCCAGCGGATGGCCATCGCCGGTGCGGTGGCCAGGGCGCCGGAGGTCATGATCTTCGACGAGCCCGCGGCCCACGTCGACGAGGACGGTCGCCGGTCGCTGTTCGCCGCCATCCGTGACTTGCGGGCCCCGGGGCGCGTCATCCTGCTCATCGAGCACGACCTCCGCCCGTTCGACGGGTGGGTCGACACGGTGACGATCCTCGATGCGGACGGGAGCGTCGCCGACCACGGAGCGCCGGATAGCATCGCGGTGAAGGGCATTGCGACGACGGCCGCGACCGCCGGAACGCCAAACGCCAGTACGCCGGGCACGGGGGCACCGGACCGTCCCGGTCCGGACCGGCGGCGAAGGTCCCGGGGAGCCGGGAATGGCGCCGATCCGGAATCGGAGGCGGATGCCGTTCCGCTGCTGGCCTTGACCGGAGCCAACGTGGCCCGGGGCGGGGAGCGGATCCTGAACGGGGCTGATCTGACACTGGAACGGGGCGAGATCCATGCTCTAGTCGGCGCCAACGGAGCCGGTAAGTCCACCTTGCTGGCGGTGCTGTCGGGCCAGATGAAGGCGGGAGCGGACATACGGATCGACGGCGAGTCCGCCCGGCGCGCCCCCGACGCCTTCGCGTCGTGGGCGTTCCAGAACCCCGAGCACCAGTTCACCCGCGCGACCGTCGCCGCGGAAATCGCCTCCGCGCTGGCCGGCACGGACCCGCACGGACCACTCGGCGCCGATGAGCTGAGGAAACTGCGGGAAGCCTTGTGCCCCCGGGCACTTGACCCTGTCTCGCCGTTCGTCCTGTCGGGCGGACAGAAAAGACGGTTGGGCATCTTCCTGGCGGTGGCGGCCAATCGCCGTTTGCTGCTTCTCGACGAGCCGTTGGCGCACCTGGATTCGCCGAGCTCGCGCATCGTACTGCATACGCTGGCGGAATACGCCGGGGCCGGCGGAACCGTTGTGTTCACGTGCCACGACCGCCGTGCCGCGCGAACGTGGGCGGATCGGGCGAGCATCGTCGCCGAAGGGAAGGTCGCCTGGTCTGGTCCCGCGGCCGACGTGCCGGCTGCCCCGGAGTCGTCCCGGCGGGATCGTGCACTGCCCGCGGCCGGCGCAGGGACGTCCGGGAATGAAAGCCCCTGGACCAGTGAATCCGCCTCTCGAAGGCGCGCAGGGTTGAACCCCATCACGATTGTCGGGGCGGTGATGCTCGTCCTCGCCGCCGGGCTGCTCTCCGGTGGAGACGCCGTTGTCACGCTGACGGTGGTCGCGTTCCTCGCACTCGCTGCAATCGCGGAGCGCGACGTTCGGGCGACGGCGGGGAAGGTCCTCCTCGTCCTGTTGATCGGGGTGTTCTTCGGCCTGCTCGGGTGGCGCTCCGAGTTCTACGGCGGTGGGGATCCGGCGGAGGCCGTCCGCCGCGGCATCCGTCACGGACTGCTGCTGACGGCCGTGTTCGCGGGGACGGTCCTGGTCTCCGCGTGCATGCGCGTCGAGGAGCTTTTCGACGCCATGGTGCAACGCTTCCGGGTGCCCTACACATGGTGCACCATAGCGATTTCCGGGGTGAGCATCGCGGCGTTCCTGCGCAGCGAAATCCCCCATCTGACATGGGCGATTAGATTGCGCTCGATGCGACCGGGGCAGTCTTTCCGCTCCGGCTTCATTCGCGCGACGACGCCCGCGCGCATCGCCTTTCCCTTGTTCGTCAGCGCCGTGCGCTGCGCCGAAAAGCTGTCCTTGACCCTGGCGATGCGCAACTTCGGCCGCCATCCGTGGCGCACCTTCCGCACCGATCACCCCTGGCGAGTGCGTGACGGATTCGCGGCCGCAGCGTCCGCCGCGGCCTTCGTCGCCGCCCTGGTGTCCGCAGTGACTTGA
- a CDS encoding ABC transporter permease, whose product MSATSVAAFLRRDLLLLRRNTASLISMFVVPPLFLLCLYAVFGYSAEQSGFGYLRFVLGGCLFQAAMFTAAASAMAVGQDVESGLVDRVRVLPGATGGYVAGRLVTDVLRMSASIAALLVVAWACGLDMAVGDVAWTVLWSLLAAAVLSLVTDGVILMVPAPVSTASSIQALEMLLLMFSTAFIPATALDGSLRDVVRHMPFSPVIEVIRAASPDAFPDRAGEEAALWLGVAAVAGIVLFIRRFTSRSES is encoded by the coding sequence ATGAGTGCGACGTCGGTCGCGGCGTTTCTCCGTCGGGATCTGCTGCTGTTGCGACGCAACACCGCGTCGCTGATCTCCATGTTCGTGGTTCCGCCCCTCTTCCTGCTGTGCCTGTACGCGGTGTTCGGGTACTCGGCGGAGCAATCCGGCTTCGGGTACCTGCGTTTCGTGCTCGGCGGCTGCCTGTTCCAGGCGGCGATGTTCACCGCCGCGGCGTCGGCGATGGCGGTGGGACAGGACGTCGAATCCGGGCTCGTTGACCGCGTGCGCGTGTTGCCCGGGGCCACAGGCGGCTATGTCGCCGGCAGGCTCGTCACCGATGTGCTGCGGATGTCCGCGTCGATCGCGGCGCTGCTGGTCGTCGCGTGGGCCTGCGGCCTCGACATGGCTGTCGGTGACGTCGCGTGGACTGTCCTGTGGTCGCTGCTCGCCGCGGCGGTCCTGTCCCTGGTCACGGACGGGGTGATCCTGATGGTGCCCGCCCCGGTGTCGACGGCCTCATCGATCCAGGCGCTGGAAATGCTGCTGCTCATGTTCTCCACCGCGTTCATTCCGGCGACCGCTTTGGACGGCTCCCTTCGCGACGTCGTGCGCCACATGCCTTTTTCGCCGGTGATCGAGGTGATTAGGGCGGCGTCCCCGGACGCCTTCCCGGATCGCGCCGGGGAAGAGGCCGCCCTGTGGCTCGGTGTCGCGGCGGTCGCCGGAATCGTCCTGTTCATCCGCCGGTTCACCTCGAGGAGCGAATCATGA
- a CDS encoding saccharopine dehydrogenase, whose translation MTDRRNGGEARDRDAGEPVKVLVAGGTGVTGRLVRGMLGVVDGIELAYTSRQKPDDGPGRHFPLRIAAGHNEICRVFRKHDWVVNCTGPFEVHADSLARACIDSGTGYIDVNDSIDARRAIMALDGDARREGVPVLTGFGLCPGLSTALLMLGARAAGAEEVRDVRVDLRIGADQESGAASVESMFRTIRGGYRTMLGGTIVEVRRNPVSSQSGISYECPDIDVVREVCPSIRGYSYHGAFDALPDESVEKIRTSRLYSMPVVSGLLARLGAAETSRKARAKGTPQPAELVVALSSAGAGDAGPAAETTVVRATGPGSYKMTAAIAAATVVAVAGKPVAPGCRDLVGHPRLLEPVLAFARDAGIHIEVPHDNPTTGPLPTAAHCDTKEMGKR comes from the coding sequence ATGACTGACCGACGAAACGGCGGGGAAGCACGGGACCGCGACGCGGGCGAACCCGTGAAAGTGCTGGTGGCCGGAGGTACCGGCGTCACCGGACGGCTCGTCCGGGGGATGCTCGGCGTCGTCGATGGGATTGAGCTGGCCTACACTTCCCGGCAGAAACCGGACGATGGCCCGGGGCGGCACTTCCCGCTGAGGATCGCCGCCGGCCACAACGAGATCTGCAGGGTCTTCCGCAAACACGATTGGGTGGTCAACTGCACCGGCCCGTTCGAGGTGCATGCAGACTCACTCGCCCGTGCTTGCATCGACTCAGGCACCGGGTACATCGACGTCAACGATTCGATCGACGCCCGCCGCGCGATCATGGCCCTCGACGGGGATGCTCGGCGGGAGGGGGTTCCCGTGCTCACCGGGTTCGGCCTGTGCCCGGGCTTGTCGACGGCCCTGTTGATGCTCGGGGCCCGCGCTGCGGGGGCCGAAGAGGTCCGCGATGTGCGGGTCGATCTGCGAATTGGCGCCGACCAGGAATCCGGGGCCGCGTCGGTCGAGTCGATGTTCCGGACTATCCGCGGCGGATACCGCACGATGCTCGGCGGCACCATCGTCGAGGTGCGGCGCAACCCGGTGTCGTCGCAAAGCGGAATCAGCTACGAATGCCCGGACATCGACGTCGTACGCGAGGTGTGCCCCTCGATCCGTGGATATTCCTACCACGGCGCCTTCGATGCCCTCCCCGATGAGTCGGTGGAGAAAATCCGCACGTCGAGACTGTACTCGATGCCCGTTGTCTCCGGTCTGCTCGCCCGTCTCGGGGCGGCCGAGACATCGCGGAAGGCGCGGGCGAAGGGCACTCCGCAACCCGCCGAGCTGGTCGTCGCACTGTCCTCCGCCGGCGCGGGCGATGCGGGGCCGGCGGCCGAGACGACCGTCGTCCGGGCGACCGGCCCGGGTTCCTACAAAATGACCGCGGCGATTGCTGCCGCCACCGTTGTGGCGGTCGCGGGGAAGCCGGTCGCGCCGGGGTGCCGGGATCTCGTCGGCCACCCCCGGCTCCTCGAACCGGTCCTCGCCTTCGCCCGCGATGCGGGCATCCATATCGAGGTGCCACATGACAACCCGACCACGGGGCCGCTGCCGACAGCGGCCCACTGCGATACCAAAGAAATGGGGAAACGATGA
- a CDS encoding ABC transporter ATP-binding protein, which translates to MTDQAERGAAIVVRDLTKSYPIAGKAGTPPEGGAGAPPDGGRKGKRGARMRKHVLDGVSFTVPTGAIVSFLGHNGAGKTTLIRILSTLITADSGEVSIFSRDVKEDPAGVRADIATTGQFAAIDENLTGRENLEFFGRLRGLDRAAAAARATELLAQFSLADSASTLASAYSGGMRRRLDIAASLCVVPRLLFLDEPTTGLDPVSREELWGFIRQLRDDGMTLVLTTQYLEEAEALADHVHLLKDRRIVASGTPEELRRAFGSHVLRVSFATAAEAEAFARCLGGTCLDGARVAGKSVSLDVDPGPRVLVAVAQAMEASEALPDSLSVSPPTLNEVFISMNAGGAAR; encoded by the coding sequence ATGACGGATCAAGCTGAACGAGGTGCGGCGATCGTCGTCCGCGACCTCACGAAGAGCTACCCGATTGCGGGCAAAGCGGGCACCCCGCCCGAAGGCGGGGCAGGTGCCCCGCCGGACGGCGGGCGCAAGGGAAAGCGCGGTGCCCGGATGCGCAAGCATGTGCTCGACGGCGTGAGTTTCACCGTGCCCACCGGGGCGATCGTGTCGTTCCTCGGCCACAACGGTGCAGGCAAGACCACCCTCATCCGAATCCTGTCGACGCTCATCACCGCCGACTCCGGCGAGGTGAGCATCTTCTCGCGCGACGTGAAAGAGGACCCGGCGGGCGTGCGCGCTGACATTGCCACCACCGGCCAATTCGCGGCGATCGACGAGAACCTCACCGGCCGGGAGAACCTGGAGTTCTTCGGGCGGCTGCGTGGACTCGACCGCGCCGCCGCGGCCGCCCGCGCGACGGAACTGCTCGCGCAATTCTCGCTCGCAGACAGTGCCTCGACGCTGGCGTCGGCCTATTCGGGTGGCATGCGGCGCCGCCTCGACATCGCCGCGTCGCTGTGCGTCGTGCCCAGGCTGCTGTTCCTCGACGAACCCACGACGGGGCTGGACCCGGTCAGCCGCGAAGAGCTGTGGGGCTTCATCCGGCAACTGCGGGACGACGGAATGACCCTGGTGCTGACCACCCAGTACCTGGAAGAGGCGGAGGCGCTGGCAGACCACGTCCATCTGCTCAAGGATCGCCGCATCGTCGCCAGCGGAACGCCGGAGGAATTGCGCCGCGCCTTCGGGTCGCACGTGCTCCGCGTGTCCTTCGCCACCGCCGCCGAGGCGGAGGCGTTCGCCCGCTGCCTCGGGGGAACGTGCCTGGACGGCGCCCGCGTCGCGGGGAAGTCGGTGTCCCTCGACGTCGACCCCGGACCGCGGGTCCTCGTGGCGGTGGCGCAGGCGATGGAGGCCTCGGAAGCGTTGCCGGATTCGCTGAGCGTGTCGCCGCCCACCCTCAACGAGGTGTTCATATCGATGAACGCAGGGGGTGCGGCGCGATGA
- a CDS encoding ECF transporter S component, whose amino-acid sequence MVHVAPVAVGGRPSTRDMLVAAAIGVAGSLIVVPLTYLQVFAGIAHVYLVAATLGLWFLPCVVPLIVVRKPGASLIACLAMGVVSAATTPFGVAAIGALIMEGLLIERPFMVTLYRRWTRPQFVASAMLFSALMGTMAPRAVGVDSPTTPMALISFAVALASSLVFLVLGFAVAKGLRSRGVTR is encoded by the coding sequence TTGGTACACGTCGCACCGGTCGCAGTGGGTGGCCGACCATCCACCCGCGACATGCTCGTCGCCGCCGCGATCGGCGTCGCGGGGTCTCTCATCGTCGTGCCCCTGACCTACCTGCAGGTGTTCGCCGGCATCGCCCACGTTTATCTCGTCGCGGCGACGCTCGGGTTGTGGTTCCTGCCGTGCGTCGTTCCCCTCATCGTCGTCCGCAAGCCTGGCGCGAGCCTCATCGCGTGCCTTGCCATGGGCGTCGTGTCCGCGGCGACCACCCCGTTCGGCGTCGCCGCGATCGGGGCGCTGATCATGGAAGGATTGCTCATCGAGCGTCCGTTCATGGTCACCCTGTACCGGCGGTGGACGCGTCCCCAGTTCGTGGCGTCGGCGATGTTATTCTCCGCGCTGATGGGAACGATGGCCCCGCGTGCCGTCGGCGTCGACTCGCCGACCACGCCCATGGCCCTGATCAGCTTCGCCGTAGCCTTGGCATCGAGCCTGGTGTTTTTGGTCCTGGGCTTTGCCGTCGCAAAGGGGCTCCGCAGCCGCGGGGTTACCCGATGA
- a CDS encoding anti-sigma factor, translated as MGASLDIVISSDMGKGGAMVNGQPALDDGMGAQVWAVMDDGAVESAGVIGQEPHDDVWMPLPGGTASVLVTEEVAAGAAQPTGAVLANVTL; from the coding sequence ATGGGCGCGAGCCTCGACATCGTGATCAGCTCTGACATGGGCAAGGGCGGCGCCATGGTCAACGGCCAGCCAGCTCTCGACGACGGCATGGGGGCACAAGTGTGGGCAGTCATGGACGACGGCGCCGTGGAATCGGCTGGAGTCATCGGCCAAGAACCCCACGACGACGTGTGGATGCCGCTGCCCGGTGGAACTGCTTCAGTCCTCGTAACCGAGGAAGTCGCCGCCGGCGCGGCGCAACCCACCGGCGCGGTGCTGGCCAACGTGACGCTCTAG